The Diabrotica virgifera virgifera chromosome 10, PGI_DIABVI_V3a genome has a window encoding:
- the LOC126878575 gene encoding uncharacterized protein LOC126878575 encodes MYADDVVLVGNSERDLEQKLEQWRQALEEKGLKLSRTKTEYLECSFKDGATTNKMVSLDGEMIVKSNSFKYLGSVLQSNGEIDGDACSRIRAGWMKWKEASGVLCDRKIPMKLKGKFYKTAIRPAMMYGTECWAVKKKEEQRMHVAEMRMLRWMSGVTKKDKIRNEYIRGSLGVAPIDAKMREHRLRWFGHVQRRDVNHPIRRIAEVQIPGRSRRGRPKKTWGEAIRQDMLVKGINIDMTQDRIVWRNAIREADPA; translated from the coding sequence atgtatgctgatgatgtcgtgttagtaggaaatagtgaaagagacttagaacaaaaactggaacagtggagacaagctctggaggaaaaaggtttaaaacttagtaggacaaaaacagagtatttggaatgttcatttaaagatggagctactacaaataaaatggtatctttagatggtgaaatgattgtgaaaagcaatagttttaagtacctaggatcggtattacagagtaatggagaaatagatggagatgcatgcagtagaattagggctggatggatgaagtggaaagaagcgagtggtgtgttgtgtgacagaaaaattccaatgaagctgaagggaaaattctataaaacagccataagaccggctatgatgtacggaactgaatgttgggcagtgaaaaagaaagaggaacaacgaatgcatgtggcggaaatgagaatgcttagatggatgagtggagtgacaaagaaggataaaattagaaatgagtatattaggggaagtctaggtgtggcaccaattgatgccaaaatgagagagcataggttaagatggttcggtcatgttcaacgtcgagacgttaatcacccaatacgaagaatagctgaagtgcagattcctggaaggagtaggagaggaagaccaaagaagacctggggggaggcgataaggcaggacatgttggtaaaggggattaacattgatatgacccaagacagaattgtgtggagaaatgcaattagggaagccgaccccgcatag